From Deinococcus aquaticus, one genomic window encodes:
- a CDS encoding sulfite exporter TauE/SafE family protein — MVAVIGVGLLAGVLGAILGLGGGVIVVPALEFVLPHFGREITIGQAVAVSQIGVLAVGLSGAASYLRQGLVRARTGYLLSPYTIVGGAAGSFLGLILPARAVATVFALLLLYSAYNLLRGLKRVEVERPPSRLVPPAMTFAGVMSGLLGIGGGTVQVPVLNLLAGVPIRQAIATSTFIMGLTAVGNALVYQAGGLLDIPLAAGIALGVLIGARAGATLQSRIPAAQLKLFFSLLLIFTAGQLLWKYWGQA; from the coding sequence ATGGTGGCCGTGATTGGCGTGGGCCTGCTGGCCGGGGTGCTGGGCGCGATTCTGGGTCTTGGGGGTGGCGTGATTGTGGTGCCGGCGCTGGAGTTCGTGCTGCCGCATTTTGGGCGGGAGATCACGATCGGGCAGGCGGTGGCGGTCAGTCAGATCGGGGTGCTGGCGGTCGGGCTGAGCGGCGCGGCCAGTTACCTACGGCAGGGGCTGGTGCGCGCCCGGACCGGGTATCTGCTCTCGCCGTACACGATTGTGGGTGGGGCCGCTGGGAGTTTCCTGGGCCTGATCCTGCCGGCGCGGGCGGTGGCGACGGTGTTCGCGTTGCTGCTGCTGTACTCCGCGTACAACCTGCTACGGGGTCTGAAAAGGGTGGAGGTCGAGCGTCCGCCTTCGCGTCTCGTGCCACCTGCCATGACGTTCGCGGGTGTCATGAGCGGCCTGCTGGGCATCGGCGGGGGCACCGTGCAGGTGCCGGTCCTGAATCTGCTGGCGGGTGTGCCGATCCGGCAGGCGATCGCCACGAGTACCTTCATCATGGGCCTGACGGCCGTGGGGAACGCGCTGGTGTATCAGGCGGGCGGCCTGCTGGACATTCCGCTGGCGGCCGGGATCGCGCTGGGCGTGCTGATCGGCGCGCGGGCCGGTGCGACCCTTCAGAGCCGCATTCCGGCCGCGCAGTTAAAGCTGTTCTTCAGTCTGCTGCTGATCTTCACGGCCGGGCAGTTGCTCTGGAAGTACTGGGGGCAGGCGTGA
- a CDS encoding phosphotransferase family protein, with protein MAEWLGLGSDHHAFALDRARVLRLPRWPGGGEALRREARLLAWLTSWLGCAALPEVLHLGTASPLVPEGFSVARRVPGRSGLGVAVTDPVALGGELGRWLADLHALNPHESGLTVDLDPSGHDWRDAALDDLEAAAEVGVLPGADAWAARVRDIPDLRKVMPVPIHGDFAAEHVSLDGQGRLSGVLDWSDAALGDPARDLAGLIHWGDAALLAAARVAYPAAGQSCGAVWERAAWYALCRALGDLAFGLTGGVAGGQEAYLRAGRRALDGLRAWWTNAPMAP; from the coding sequence GTGGCGGAGTGGCTGGGCCTGGGCAGTGATCACCACGCCTTCGCGCTGGACCGTGCGCGCGTGCTGCGTCTGCCCCGCTGGCCGGGTGGGGGAGAGGCGCTGCGCCGCGAGGCCCGGCTGCTGGCGTGGCTGACTTCCTGGCTGGGCTGCGCGGCGCTGCCGGAGGTGCTGCACCTGGGGACTGCCTCGCCGCTGGTCCCGGAGGGCTTCAGCGTGGCGCGGCGTGTGCCGGGTCGGTCGGGTCTGGGGGTCGCGGTGACCGATCCGGTCGCGCTGGGCGGGGAGCTGGGGCGCTGGCTGGCCGACCTGCACGCTCTGAACCCGCATGAGTCGGGGCTGACCGTGGACCTCGACCCGTCCGGACACGACTGGCGGGATGCCGCGCTGGACGATCTGGAGGCAGCGGCAGAGGTGGGCGTCCTTCCTGGGGCCGACGCCTGGGCGGCCCGCGTGCGCGACATTCCCGATCTCCGGAAGGTCATGCCAGTGCCCATCCACGGGGATTTCGCGGCCGAGCACGTCTCCCTGGACGGGCAGGGTCGGCTCTCGGGCGTGCTGGACTGGTCGGACGCGGCGCTGGGCGATCCGGCGCGGGATCTGGCGGGCCTGATTCACTGGGGGGACGCGGCGCTGCTGGCGGCGGCCCGCGTGGCGTATCCGGCGGCCGGCCAGTCCTGTGGGGCGGTGTGGGAGCGTGCGGCGTGGTACGCGCTGTGCCGCGCGCTGGGGGATCTGGCGTTCGGTCTGACCGGTGGGGTCGCAGGCGGTCAGGAGGCGTACCTGCGGGCGGGACGGCGCGCGCTGGACGGGCTGCGGGCGTGGTGGACAAACGCCCCGATGGCGCCGTAA
- a CDS encoding four helix bundle protein, giving the protein MAEGRRQNSALSAAGFFPFEDLEVYHLSVEFAASIYVLTRHLPAEERFGLTNQIRRAATSITLNIAEGRGRGTDRDFARFLTQARGSLYEAISGLHLSTRLEFIAATDTTQLNEQGRVLAAKLTALINKLGTT; this is encoded by the coding sequence ATGGCAGAAGGCAGAAGGCAAAACTCAGCTCTCAGCGCGGCGGGATTCTTCCCGTTCGAGGACCTTGAGGTCTACCACCTCTCGGTGGAGTTCGCTGCGAGCATCTACGTCCTGACCCGCCATCTGCCTGCCGAGGAACGGTTCGGGCTGACCAACCAGATCCGGCGTGCCGCCACGTCCATCACGCTCAACATCGCTGAAGGACGCGGCCGGGGAACGGACCGGGATTTCGCCCGGTTCCTGACCCAGGCACGCGGCTCGCTCTACGAGGCCATCAGCGGCCTCCACCTGTCCACCCGACTGGAATTCATCGCTGCGACGGACACCACCCAGCTCAACGAGCAGGGACGCGTGCTTGCCGCCAAACTCACGGCCCTGATCAATAAGCTGGGAACCACATGA
- a CDS encoding alpha/beta hydrolase family protein has protein sequence MSHLPSAIRHPRRTLRPRHLGWAALAYAGVVLAGAFLGAEITLRSKTRRVKGVIVPVGRRGNSVFLPASAETLSRGPIGIVPLLPNKGHAVLGERKVVGTLVRREVTGERGVLPNGALAWASTFVYNGTPAQLGVAFEHTAVHTPLGDMPAWHIPPSGDVPGRVDTLVIVIHGHGGQRAQALRMLPALQRTGSASLFVTFRNAHGAPASPQGYLTLGDQEAEDVLAALHWAQDAGYKRAVLYGFSMGGNIALSVLRRRHRPYPLPILGVMLDCPALDWRDTIHSQGVRVGIPAFMARHVARFVERIVTRRSGQDFDTVDQIAAAPTFDVPMILWHGTRDRTIPIGQADRLAAARPDLIEYHRVEGGKHIRVWNIDPEQYDAQLETFIARVVPEVEA, from the coding sequence ATGAGCCATCTGCCATCTGCCATCCGCCATCCGCGCCGCACACTCCGCCCACGGCATCTCGGCTGGGCCGCCCTGGCTTACGCCGGGGTGGTGCTGGCGGGTGCGTTCCTGGGTGCGGAGATCACGTTGCGCAGCAAGACGCGCCGCGTGAAGGGCGTGATCGTGCCGGTGGGTCGGCGGGGGAACAGCGTGTTCCTGCCGGCCAGTGCCGAGACGCTCTCGCGCGGGCCGATCGGGATCGTGCCACTCCTGCCGAACAAGGGGCACGCGGTGCTGGGCGAGCGGAAGGTCGTGGGGACGCTGGTGCGCCGCGAGGTGACGGGCGAGCGTGGCGTGCTGCCGAACGGGGCGCTCGCGTGGGCCAGTACATTCGTGTACAACGGCACGCCCGCGCAACTGGGCGTGGCGTTCGAGCACACGGCCGTTCACACGCCGCTGGGCGACATGCCCGCGTGGCACATTCCGCCCAGTGGGGACGTGCCGGGCCGCGTGGACACGCTGGTGATCGTCATTCACGGGCACGGCGGGCAGCGCGCCCAGGCGTTGCGGATGCTCCCGGCGCTTCAGCGCACCGGGTCCGCCAGCCTGTTCGTCACGTTCCGCAACGCCCACGGCGCTCCGGCCTCCCCGCAGGGATACCTGACGCTGGGCGACCAGGAAGCCGAGGACGTGCTGGCCGCGCTGCACTGGGCGCAGGACGCCGGGTACAAACGCGCCGTGCTGTACGGGTTCTCGATGGGCGGCAACATCGCCCTGAGCGTCCTGCGCCGCAGGCACCGTCCGTACCCGCTGCCGATCCTGGGCGTCATGCTGGACTGCCCCGCGCTGGACTGGCGGGACACCATCCACTCGCAGGGCGTCCGCGTGGGCATCCCGGCGTTCATGGCGCGGCACGTGGCGCGCTTCGTCGAACGGATCGTCACGCGCCGCAGCGGTCAGGACTTCGACACTGTCGACCAGATCGCCGCCGCGCCCACCTTCGACGTGCCCATGATCCTGTGGCACGGCACCCGCGACCGCACCATCCCCATCGGGCAGGCCGACCGTCTGGCCGCCGCCCGCCCCGACCTCATCGAATACCACCGCGTGGAAGGCGGCAAGCACATCCGCGTGTGGAACATCGACCCCGAACAGTACGACGCCCAGCTCGAAACCTTCATCGCCCGCGTGGTGCCGGAGGTGGAAGCGTGA
- a CDS encoding 23S rRNA (cytosine(2499)-C(5))-methyltransferase, whose protein sequence is MQDAAPPPRSRLRLRVSPAAETHIRAGHPWVYESSLRDQNREGDAGELAVIYDRRDRFLAIGLFDPDSPLRVRVLHHGPPATLDDGWWAARLDAALLRRAPLFGPDTDGYRAVNGESDGWPGLVVDRYADTLVLKLYTAAWFPHLERVLDLLEARFPGSGVVLRLSRNIQVRAAAAGLHDGQVLAGAVPDGPVVFHETGLAFEADVLRGQKTGFFLDQRENRRRVERYARDRRVLNAFSFSGGFSLYAARGGAADVVSLDLSAHALRSAQRNYALNPKLTAPHETVQADVFEWLTETRREFDLVILDPPSLARREAERTGAIRAYGKLASDGIRRLAQGGILVSASCSAHVSADEFWAAVREAADRSGRTWKELHTSQHAPDHHATFAEAQYLKAIFIQLD, encoded by the coding sequence ATGCAGGACGCCGCTCCCCCCCCCCGTTCCCGCCTGAGACTGCGGGTCTCTCCGGCCGCCGAAACGCACATCCGCGCCGGGCACCCCTGGGTGTACGAATCGAGCCTGCGGGACCAGAACCGCGAGGGCGACGCCGGGGAACTCGCCGTGATCTACGACCGCCGCGACCGTTTCCTGGCGATCGGTCTGTTCGACCCGGACAGTCCCCTCCGTGTGCGGGTGCTGCACCACGGCCCGCCCGCCACGCTGGATGACGGGTGGTGGGCGGCCCGCCTGGACGCCGCCCTGCTGCGCCGCGCCCCGCTGTTCGGCCCGGACACCGACGGGTACCGCGCCGTGAACGGCGAGTCGGACGGCTGGCCCGGACTGGTCGTGGACCGCTACGCGGACACGCTGGTGCTCAAGCTGTACACCGCCGCGTGGTTCCCGCACCTGGAACGCGTGCTGGACCTGCTCGAAGCCCGCTTTCCCGGCAGTGGGGTCGTGCTGCGCCTGAGCCGCAACATTCAGGTGCGCGCCGCCGCCGCCGGCCTGCACGACGGTCAGGTGCTGGCGGGCGCCGTCCCGGACGGCCCGGTCGTGTTCCATGAGACCGGACTGGCCTTCGAGGCGGACGTGCTGCGCGGCCAGAAGACCGGGTTCTTCCTGGATCAGCGGGAGAATCGCCGCCGGGTCGAGCGGTACGCCCGTGACCGCCGCGTCCTGAATGCCTTCTCGTTCAGCGGGGGTTTCAGCCTGTACGCCGCGCGGGGCGGCGCGGCCGACGTGGTCAGCCTGGACCTCAGCGCCCACGCCCTGCGCAGCGCGCAGCGCAACTACGCCCTGAACCCGAAACTCACCGCGCCGCACGAGACGGTGCAGGCCGACGTGTTCGAGTGGCTGACCGAAACGCGCCGCGAGTTCGATCTGGTGATCCTTGACCCGCCGTCACTGGCGCGGCGTGAAGCGGAACGTACGGGCGCGATCCGTGCGTACGGCAAACTGGCCTCCGACGGCATCCGCCGCCTCGCGCAGGGCGGGATTCTGGTCAGCGCGTCGTGCTCCGCGCACGTCAGCGCCGACGAGTTCTGGGCGGCCGTGCGCGAGGCCGCCGACCGCAGCGGCCGCACCTGGAAGGAACTGCACACCAGCCAGCACGCCCCGGACCACCACGCGACCTTCGCGGAGGCGCAGTACCTCAAGGCGATCTTCATTCAGCTCGACTGA
- a CDS encoding HD domain-containing protein, translated as MFGRRVKLPVFPPGALLVGGAARDWLRGVPAKDFDWAVPDPAGAAQGLARGSGGAAFPLDAARGYWRVSAPGGVQHDLVPLPIDVTADLLRRDFTVNALGVWADGRVLDPAGGRADLRARRLRMVSRENLRADPLRAWRAARFEGTLGFRLEAGTEAAVREVALDLGAGRLPRPARERVRDELHALLGSPEAARGVARLEDLGLLALTVPEVREGLGVAQGGFHHLDVFGHSLEALHQLLARRPDAPLTLRWAALLHDVGKARTRAVDPVTGRVSFHGHERVGAELSAGILTRLKLPGDDVRRVSALVGAHMLPLPANEREARRFVHRRRDLLPDLLTLMLADREAARGPSSSEASRQAYARGFERVLAALEEQSTPPPPLLDGQAIMALLGVPPGPRVGMAARALAEAAALGEVTTPDGARAFVQAWAGGDPTT; from the coding sequence ATGTTTGGTCGCCGCGTGAAACTGCCTGTCTTTCCGCCTGGGGCGCTGCTGGTGGGTGGCGCGGCGCGTGACTGGTTGCGGGGTGTGCCGGCGAAGGATTTCGACTGGGCGGTGCCGGACCCGGCGGGCGCGGCGCAGGGGCTGGCGCGGGGGTCGGGTGGGGCGGCATTCCCGCTGGATGCGGCGCGTGGGTACTGGCGGGTGAGTGCGCCGGGGGGCGTGCAGCATGATCTGGTGCCGCTCCCGATTGATGTGACGGCGGACCTGCTGCGGCGGGATTTCACGGTGAATGCGCTGGGCGTGTGGGCGGACGGGCGGGTGCTGGACCCGGCGGGTGGCCGCGCGGACCTGCGCGCGCGGCGGCTGCGGATGGTGTCGCGGGAGAACCTGCGGGCCGACCCGCTGCGGGCGTGGCGCGCGGCGCGCTTCGAGGGCACGCTGGGCTTCCGGCTGGAGGCGGGGACGGAGGCGGCGGTGCGGGAGGTGGCCCTGGACCTGGGCGCGGGCCGCCTGCCCAGGCCTGCCCGGGAGCGGGTGCGGGATGAGCTGCACGCGCTGCTGGGGTCGCCAGAGGCGGCGCGGGGCGTGGCACGCCTGGAGGATCTGGGCCTGCTGGCCCTGACCGTCCCGGAGGTGCGGGAGGGGCTGGGGGTGGCGCAGGGGGGCTTTCATCACCTGGACGTGTTCGGGCATAGCCTGGAGGCGCTGCATCAGTTGCTGGCTCGCCGGCCGGACGCGCCGCTGACGCTGCGCTGGGCGGCGCTGCTGCACGATGTGGGCAAGGCCCGCACGCGCGCGGTAGACCCCGTGACGGGCCGCGTGTCGTTTCACGGGCACGAGCGGGTGGGGGCCGAGCTGAGTGCCGGGATCCTGACCCGCCTGAAACTGCCGGGGGACGATGTGCGGCGCGTGTCGGCGCTGGTGGGGGCGCACATGCTGCCGCTCCCGGCAAACGAGCGGGAGGCGCGGCGCTTCGTGCACCGGCGGCGGGACCTGCTGCCGGACCTGCTGACTTTGATGCTGGCGGACCGGGAGGCGGCGCGCGGCCCGTCGAGCAGTGAGGCGTCCCGGCAGGCGTACGCGCGGGGCTTCGAGCGGGTTCTGGCGGCGCTGGAGGAGCAGTCCACGCCGCCGCCGCCGCTGCTGGATGGGCAGGCGATCATGGCGCTGCTGGGGGTGCCGCCCGGCCCGCGCGTGGGCATGGCGGCGCGCGCCCTGGCCGAGGCGGCCGCGCTGGGCGAGGTGACCACGCCGGACGGGGCGCGGGCGTTCGTGCAGGCCTGGGCCGGCGGGGATCCCACAACCTGA
- a CDS encoding 3-hydroxyacyl-CoA dehydrogenase/enoyl-CoA hydratase family protein, translating to MKIQKAAVIGAGVMGAAIAAQLANAGIPVMLLDIVLPDNPDRNFLAKAGIQRALKARPAAFMDPARAALITPGNLEDNLKNLKDADWILEAIIEKLDAKRSLWERVEKVAKKTAIISSNSSGIPMHLQIEGRSEDFQRRFVGAHFFNPPRYLHLLEVIPTPKTDPKVTETFSAFAQTTLGKGVVVANDVPGFVANRIGVYGIVRAMDHMVKAGLTPAQVDQLTGPALGRASSATFRTADLSGLDIIYHVASDLGKATPDDEDFTLTPAFRTLVEEKKMLGDKTGSGFYKKTKGADGKTKILNLNLDTFEYEDQGRVKVAAVDAVKGQPLAARVKALYAAEGQEGDFLRGVMNDGFWYAAKMAGNVSNRLQDIDNALKWGFGWEQGPFETMDTLGVQTVIANLEAEGRTLPPLLAAMKESGRDAFYAGDETVTPEGQPTKYEAPYFILTDLKKDATKVIKKRAGASVIDLGDGVLLAEWHAKMNALGEDQLRTVQDAHKLVQDMGYAGLVIGNQGENFSAGANLPLILAQAQAEEWDELDDMIKQFQQVTTSLRFSPHPTVAAPFGLTLGGGAEFTLHADHVVASAELYMGLVEVGVGLIPGGGGTKEMLLRFTDMQQPGQQLGATLLPAVQRAFELIGTAKVSTSALEARKLGFLRDTDTVAMNKNHILGDAKRQVLALAPGYVQPTPRQDIPTMGDAAIGAIKSALYGMHEGGYVTDYDLVVSGELARVLGGGTGNNRTAKVSEGHLLDLEREAFLTLLGKKGTQQRIEHMLKTGKPLRN from the coding sequence ATGAAGATACAGAAAGCTGCCGTTATCGGCGCGGGCGTGATGGGTGCCGCCATCGCCGCGCAACTCGCCAACGCCGGGATTCCCGTGATGCTGCTGGACATCGTCCTGCCGGACAACCCCGACCGGAACTTCCTGGCCAAGGCCGGCATCCAGCGCGCCCTCAAGGCCCGCCCCGCCGCCTTCATGGACCCCGCCCGCGCCGCCCTGATCACGCCCGGCAACCTCGAAGACAACCTCAAGAACCTCAAGGACGCTGACTGGATCCTTGAGGCGATCATCGAGAAACTCGACGCCAAACGCAGCCTGTGGGAACGCGTGGAGAAGGTCGCCAAGAAAACCGCGATCATCAGCAGCAACTCCAGCGGCATCCCCATGCACCTCCAGATCGAGGGCCGCAGCGAGGACTTCCAGCGCCGCTTCGTGGGCGCGCACTTCTTCAACCCGCCCCGCTACCTGCACCTGCTGGAAGTCATCCCCACCCCCAAGACCGACCCGAAGGTCACCGAGACCTTCAGCGCCTTTGCACAGACCACCCTCGGCAAGGGCGTCGTCGTCGCGAACGACGTGCCGGGCTTCGTCGCCAACCGCATCGGCGTGTACGGCATCGTCCGCGCCATGGACCACATGGTCAAGGCCGGCCTGACCCCCGCGCAGGTCGACCAGCTGACCGGCCCCGCGCTGGGCCGCGCCAGCAGCGCCACCTTCCGCACCGCCGACCTCTCGGGCCTGGACATCATCTACCACGTCGCCAGCGACCTCGGTAAGGCCACCCCCGACGACGAGGACTTCACCCTCACGCCCGCCTTCCGCACCCTGGTCGAAGAGAAGAAGATGCTGGGCGACAAGACCGGCAGCGGCTTCTACAAGAAAACAAAGGGCGCAGACGGCAAGACGAAAATCCTGAACCTGAACCTCGATACCTTCGAGTACGAGGACCAGGGCCGCGTCAAGGTCGCCGCCGTGGACGCCGTCAAGGGCCAGCCCCTCGCCGCCCGCGTGAAAGCCCTGTACGCCGCCGAAGGCCAGGAAGGCGACTTCCTGCGCGGCGTCATGAACGACGGCTTCTGGTACGCCGCCAAGATGGCCGGCAACGTCAGCAACCGCCTCCAGGACATCGACAACGCCCTCAAATGGGGCTTCGGCTGGGAACAGGGTCCCTTCGAGACCATGGACACCCTGGGCGTGCAGACCGTCATCGCCAACCTGGAAGCCGAGGGCCGCACCCTGCCCCCCCTGCTGGCCGCCATGAAAGAGTCTGGCCGGGACGCCTTCTACGCGGGCGACGAGACCGTCACCCCCGAAGGCCAGCCCACCAAATACGAGGCGCCGTACTTCATCCTCACCGACCTGAAAAAAGACGCCACGAAGGTCATCAAGAAACGCGCCGGAGCCAGCGTCATCGACCTCGGCGACGGCGTGCTGCTGGCCGAATGGCACGCCAAGATGAACGCCCTCGGTGAAGACCAGCTGCGCACCGTGCAGGACGCCCACAAGCTCGTGCAGGACATGGGCTACGCCGGCCTCGTGATCGGCAACCAGGGCGAGAACTTCAGCGCCGGAGCGAACCTTCCGCTGATCCTCGCGCAGGCCCAGGCTGAAGAATGGGACGAACTGGACGACATGATCAAACAGTTCCAGCAGGTCACCACCTCGCTGCGCTTCAGCCCCCACCCCACCGTCGCCGCGCCCTTCGGCCTGACCCTCGGCGGCGGCGCGGAATTCACGCTGCACGCCGACCACGTCGTCGCCAGCGCCGAACTGTACATGGGCCTCGTCGAAGTCGGCGTGGGCCTCATCCCCGGCGGCGGCGGCACCAAGGAAATGCTGCTGCGCTTCACCGACATGCAGCAGCCCGGCCAGCAACTCGGCGCTACCCTGCTGCCCGCCGTGCAACGCGCCTTCGAACTCATCGGCACCGCCAAGGTCTCCACCAGCGCCCTCGAAGCCCGCAAGCTCGGGTTCCTGCGCGACACCGACACCGTCGCCATGAACAAGAACCACATCCTGGGTGACGCCAAACGCCAGGTGCTCGCCCTGGCCCCCGGCTACGTGCAACCCACCCCCCGCCAGGACATCCCCACCATGGGCGACGCCGCCATCGGCGCCATCAAGAGCGCCCTGTACGGCATGCACGAAGGCGGCTACGTCACCGACTACGACCTCGTCGTCAGCGGCGAACTCGCCCGCGTCCTCGGCGGCGGCACCGGCAACAACCGCACCGCCAAAGTCAGCGAAGGGCACCTCCTCGACCTCGAACGCGAAGCCTTCCTCACCCTCCTCGGCAAGAAAGGCACCCAGCAACGCATCGAGCACATGCTCAAAACCGGCAAACCGCTCAGGAACTGA
- a CDS encoding thiolase family protein — MRDAVIVSAVRTPVGRGIKGTLANTRPDDLAALVLNEAVKRAGIDAALVEDVYFGCAIPEAEQGLNIARLAALRAGLPDSVGGVTINRFCSSGLQTIAMAAAAIQTGQADVMLAGGVESMSMLPMSGHNPSPNLDLVDSRPGAYIGMGMTAENVAAKYGISREDQDAFAFRSHQRAAAAQDAGKFDAEIVPVPVRVDKVKGTKVKSETINFDKDELIRRDANLADMAKVRPAFKATGSVSAANSSPFSDGAAAVLIMSAEKAQELGLKPLAKFVGFAVAGVDPELMGIGPVKAIPKVLAQTGLTLADIDLIELNEAFAAQSLAVARELGLNQEIMNVNGGAIALGHPLGCSGAKLATTAIYELGRRGGGKALITMCIGGGMGAAGVLEVYGQEQAAD, encoded by the coding sequence ATGCGTGACGCTGTTATTGTTTCTGCTGTTCGGACGCCCGTTGGGCGTGGTATCAAAGGCACCCTGGCGAACACCCGCCCCGACGATCTGGCGGCGCTGGTGCTGAACGAGGCCGTGAAGCGTGCCGGAATCGACGCGGCGCTGGTCGAGGACGTGTACTTCGGGTGCGCGATTCCGGAGGCCGAGCAGGGCCTGAACATCGCGCGTCTGGCGGCGCTGCGTGCGGGCCTGCCGGACAGCGTGGGTGGTGTGACCATCAACCGCTTCTGCTCCAGCGGCCTTCAGACGATTGCCATGGCGGCGGCCGCCATTCAGACCGGTCAGGCGGACGTGATGCTGGCGGGCGGCGTGGAGAGCATGAGTATGCTGCCCATGAGCGGCCATAACCCCAGCCCGAACCTGGACCTCGTGGACAGCCGTCCCGGCGCGTACATCGGCATGGGCATGACGGCCGAGAATGTCGCCGCGAAGTACGGCATCAGTCGTGAGGATCAGGATGCGTTCGCGTTCCGCAGCCACCAGCGGGCGGCGGCGGCGCAGGACGCCGGGAAGTTCGACGCCGAGATCGTGCCTGTGCCGGTGCGCGTGGACAAGGTCAAGGGCACGAAGGTGAAGTCCGAGACCATTAACTTCGACAAGGATGAACTGATCCGCCGGGACGCGAACCTCGCAGACATGGCGAAGGTCCGCCCAGCGTTCAAGGCAACCGGTTCGGTCAGTGCGGCGAACAGCAGCCCGTTCAGTGACGGCGCGGCCGCCGTGCTGATCATGAGTGCCGAGAAGGCGCAGGAGCTGGGTCTGAAACCCCTGGCGAAGTTCGTGGGCTTCGCGGTGGCGGGCGTGGACCCGGAACTGATGGGCATCGGGCCCGTGAAGGCCATTCCCAAGGTGCTGGCGCAGACGGGCCTGACCCTGGCCGACATTGACCTGATCGAACTGAACGAGGCGTTCGCGGCGCAGTCCCTGGCGGTCGCGCGTGAACTGGGCCTGAACCAGGAGATCATGAACGTGAACGGCGGCGCCATCGCGCTGGGGCATCCGCTGGGCTGTAGCGGCGCGAAACTCGCCACGACCGCCATCTATGAACTGGGTCGCCGGGGCGGCGGGAAGGCCCTGATCACCATGTGCATCGGCGGCGGCATGGGCGCGGCCGGCGTGCTGGAAGTGTACGGGCAGGAGCAGGCCGCCGACTGA
- a CDS encoding cation:proton antiporter codes for MTRVVPLLALVSGSALAASSSGTANLLFSLFWVVLAASVFGMIASKLGVPAVVGQVLAGILIGPSLLNLARPDEFLLSLAELGAVFLLFMVGLETRFRDLLAVGKEALLVAVLGIVIPLALGFGFGLFQGQGNVSALFVGTALVATSVGITAKVLQEMGVLDARFAQVILGAAVIDDILGLTLLAVVSGLGAGESMGAAQVALILGLSVGFVALVLAVGIPLIHRFQPRLQNLSLARMFNVAIVVGLGVAALSTVAGLAPIIGAFLAGMVLAEVKDEVEFESKVHALEAFLAPIFFVVVGLQLDLSVLGTPTVIVAGLILTVLAVIGKVVGGLLGARSMGGQQALLVGVGMVPRGEVGLIVASLGLGAGIINGNVYAEVLLMVLLTTVLAPLALRVLARRAGPEAIAAKA; via the coding sequence GTGACCCGTGTAGTTCCGCTGCTGGCCCTGGTGTCCGGGAGTGCCCTGGCGGCCAGTTCGTCCGGTACGGCCAATCTTCTGTTCAGTCTGTTCTGGGTGGTGCTGGCCGCGTCCGTGTTCGGTATGATCGCCTCGAAACTGGGCGTGCCGGCCGTGGTGGGGCAGGTGCTGGCCGGCATCCTGATCGGCCCGAGTCTGCTGAATCTGGCCCGCCCGGACGAGTTCCTGCTGAGCCTCGCGGAACTGGGCGCGGTGTTCCTGCTGTTCATGGTGGGTCTCGAAACCCGTTTCCGGGACCTGCTGGCCGTGGGGAAGGAGGCGCTGCTGGTGGCGGTGCTGGGCATCGTGATTCCGCTGGCGCTGGGCTTCGGCTTCGGGTTGTTCCAGGGGCAGGGGAACGTGAGCGCCCTGTTCGTGGGGACGGCGCTGGTGGCCACGTCGGTAGGCATCACCGCCAAGGTCTTGCAGGAGATGGGCGTGCTGGACGCCCGTTTCGCGCAGGTGATCCTGGGCGCGGCCGTCATCGACGACATTCTGGGCCTGACTCTGCTGGCCGTCGTGAGCGGCCTGGGTGCGGGTGAGAGCATGGGCGCGGCGCAGGTCGCGTTGATCCTGGGCCTCAGCGTGGGCTTCGTGGCGCTGGTCCTCGCGGTCGGCATTCCCCTGATTCACCGCTTCCAGCCCCGGTTGCAGAACCTCAGTCTGGCGCGCATGTTCAACGTGGCCATCGTGGTGGGCCTGGGCGTGGCCGCCCTGAGTACCGTGGCGGGCCTCGCGCCGATTATCGGGGCGTTCCTGGCGGGCATGGTGCTGGCCGAGGTGAAGGACGAAGTGGAATTCGAGTCGAAAGTGCACGCGCTGGAGGCGTTCCTGGCCCCGATCTTCTTCGTGGTCGTCGGATTGCAACTGGACCTGAGCGTGCTGGGCACGCCGACCGTGATCGTCGCGGGTCTGATCCTGACCGTGCTGGCCGTGATCGGCAAGGTCGTGGGTGGCCTGCTGGGCGCGCGCAGCATGGGCGGGCAGCAGGCGCTGCTGGTCGGCGTGGGCATGGTCCCGCGCGGCGAGGTCGGCCTGATCGTCGCCAGCCTGGGCCTGGGTGCCGGGATCATCAATGGGAACGTGTACGCCGAGGTGCTGCTGATGGTGCTGCTCACGACCGTCCTGGCCCCGCTGGCCCTGCGTGTCCTGGCCCGCCGGGCTGGACCGGAAGCCATCGCCGCGAAAGCCTGA